From the genome of Variovorax sp. RA8, one region includes:
- a CDS encoding helix-turn-helix transcriptional regulator — MSASWRVPAVPHQHTLDLRAVSLLLEAPREAEPTRAMLHFLNALLPVDYISLVSHMDDPPALLEGHAFGPELRNVTGQCFDKYRRYFYVFDDAIRIAGRMRAEAGENAEVTALRFRAGEIPDSGWRHRIYEREHLSDRLTLLFTPAPRTAFSINLYRSEAKGPFAAQEIERVLAVAPLLRQVHRNAVGTGAAARQMATRIALARARLDARAAALSPRELDVCARIACSMTADGIAADLDVAASTVLTLRKRAYGKLGIHDRAELIRLAA, encoded by the coding sequence ATGTCCGCCTCCTGGCGCGTTCCCGCCGTTCCACACCAGCACACGCTCGACCTGCGCGCGGTCTCGCTGTTGCTGGAAGCGCCTCGCGAGGCCGAGCCGACCCGTGCCATGCTGCATTTCCTCAATGCGCTGCTGCCGGTGGACTACATCAGCCTGGTCTCGCACATGGACGATCCGCCGGCGCTGCTCGAAGGGCATGCCTTCGGCCCTGAGCTGCGCAACGTCACCGGCCAGTGCTTCGACAAGTACCGCCGCTATTTCTACGTCTTCGACGACGCGATCCGCATCGCCGGCCGCATGCGCGCCGAGGCTGGCGAGAACGCGGAGGTGACGGCGCTGCGCTTTCGCGCCGGCGAGATTCCCGATTCGGGCTGGCGCCACCGCATCTACGAACGCGAGCACCTGTCGGACCGGCTCACGCTGCTCTTCACGCCGGCACCGCGCACCGCCTTCTCCATCAACCTCTACCGCAGCGAGGCCAAAGGCCCGTTCGCTGCCCAGGAGATCGAACGCGTGCTGGCGGTGGCGCCACTGTTGCGCCAGGTGCATCGCAATGCCGTCGGCACCGGCGCAGCCGCACGGCAGATGGCCACGCGCATCGCGCTGGCGCGGGCCCGGCTGGACGCCCGCGCCGCCGCGCTCAGCCCGCGCGAGCTCGACGTTTGCGCGCGAATCGCCTGCAGCATGACGGCCGACGGCATCGCGGCCGACCTGGACGTCGCCGCTTCCACCGTGCTCACGCTGCGCAAGCGCGCCTACGGCAAGCTCGGCATCCACGATCGCGCCGAGCTGATCCGCCTGGCGGCCTGA